From Propionispora vibrioides, the proteins below share one genomic window:
- a CDS encoding basic amino acid ABC transporter substrate-binding protein, which yields MSKKLIAGLMLGMFVLALGLAGCGGQKPAEPAKQTVLKVGSDTAYAPFEFQDEKSKEYVGFDMELIQAIGKQIGAKVEVQSMNFDGLIPALEAGNIDAAISAMTITEERAQKVNFSKPYYKSGLTIVVKSDNSAIKGFKDLEGKKIAVQIGTTGADEAKKVKDAQIREFNTAPEAFMELKAGGVDAVINDRPVNDYYIKEAGGKDAKQVGDPLTSEDYGIAVAKKNTELAEKINKAIDELKKNGEFDKIYQKWFGTKS from the coding sequence TTGTCGAAGAAATTGATTGCAGGTTTGATGTTAGGAATGTTCGTACTGGCCTTAGGGCTTGCGGGCTGTGGCGGCCAGAAGCCGGCGGAACCGGCTAAGCAAACCGTGTTAAAGGTAGGCTCCGATACTGCTTACGCACCATTTGAGTTTCAGGATGAAAAGAGCAAGGAATATGTCGGCTTTGACATGGAATTAATCCAGGCTATTGGCAAACAGATTGGAGCCAAGGTAGAAGTGCAGAGCATGAACTTTGACGGTTTGATTCCGGCCTTGGAAGCAGGCAATATTGATGCCGCTATTTCCGCCATGACCATTACGGAAGAACGCGCCCAGAAGGTGAATTTCAGCAAACCCTATTATAAATCAGGGTTGACGATTGTTGTAAAGAGTGACAACAGTGCTATCAAAGGCTTTAAAGATCTGGAAGGCAAGAAGATTGCCGTACAAATCGGTACGACCGGTGCTGACGAAGCTAAGAAGGTAAAAGACGCTCAGATCCGCGAATTTAATACGGCGCCTGAAGCGTTCATGGAATTGAAAGCCGGCGGTGTAGATGCCGTAATCAATGACCGGCCGGTTAATGACTATTACATCAAGGAAGCCGGCGGTAAAGACGCCAAACAAGTGGGTGATCCACTGACTTCGGAAGACTATGGCATTGCCGTGGCCAAGAAGAACACCGAATTGGCTGAAAAAATCAATAAGGCTATTGATGAACTCAAGAAAAACGGCGAGTTTGATAAAATCTATCAAAAATGGTTTGGTACAAAATCCTAA